A part of Neodiprion pinetum isolate iyNeoPine1 chromosome 4, iyNeoPine1.2, whole genome shotgun sequence genomic DNA contains:
- the LOC124217471 gene encoding myotubularin-related protein 9 — MELSDFILVTKLDNVVLTDRSDGTDKNSSLDRTLCITGHHLILSSRQAVSQELLLLHRNIDVIEKKSNNQNPGGSIILKCKDFHIYQLDINSTEDLNNVTLSLEKLACLDQPLQYPFFYSPQPVNNSTVQVEDGWTAFAPVSEWSRLLATHADEWRICYLNRDYKVCNSYPSAVIVPRHIEDKIIVLAAKFRDGGRFPVLCYRHDGGSILMRSSQPLSGATGKRCKEDERLLNAVLGPGRRGYIVDTRSASQAQAAKNRGGGTEMDAAYPQWRKVHKAVPRSTDLAESFCKLIEACSDTKCSTSQWLSRLEGSGWLSAIQAALNAACVAAQCLHQEAAAVLVHGGAGRDCTLAVTSLTQAILNPDCRTVRGLQALVEREWLQAGHAFFSRTRHGPYHPPNSQSPAHAPTFLLFLDCLYQLHRQFQFSFEYTTDLLIELYKHAYCSSYGTFLGDSEAERIQLRLSERTASLWSHINQPDVLEKWLNPLYEPNPGVIWPSVAPISIELWMELYLLHTNAAPWKGSLSCAMHIKRKHSAIRKISGQLQSQIRKGIEEIHTNPDSSYGTANAEEHLRLAQMNLEPQST; from the exons ATGGAATTGAGTGACTTTATATTAGTTACAAAACTTGATAACGTCGTTCTCACTGATAGAAGCGATGGAACTGATAAAAACTCTAGCTTAGATAGAACGCTCTGCATCACTGGACATCATCTTATACTATCATCAAGGCAGGCTGTTTCTCAGGAGCTTTTG CTGCTTCACAGAAACATAGATGTCATAGAGAAAAAGTCAAACAACCAAAACCCTGGAGGCAGTATTATTTTAAAATGCAAGGATTTCCATATCTATCAACTCGATATCAATAGTACAGAGGATTTAAATAATGTGACGTTATCTCTGGAAAAGCTGGCATGTTTGG ATCAACCTCTCCAGTATCCTTTTTTCTACAGCCCTCAACCTGTGAATAATTCCACGGTGCAAGTGGAAGATGGATGGACTGCATTTGCACCAGTTTCAGAATGGTCTAGACTATTAGCAACTCATGCCGATGAGTGGCGGATTTGCTACCTCAATCGTGATTATAAAGTCTGTAATTCGTACCCATCAGCCGTAATAGTACCACGGCATATAGAAgacaaaattattgtattagCAGCAAAGTTTAGAGATGGTGGACGATTTCCTGTACTCTGCTACAGACACGATGGGGGG agTATTCTCATGAGAAGTAGTCAGCCATTGTCTGGAGCTACAGGAAAAAGATGCAAGGAGGATGAACGACTTTTGAATGCTGTTTTAGGTCCAGGAAGACGAgg GTACATAGTGGATACAAGATCTGCCAGTCAAGCGCAGGCGGCCAAAAACCGAGGAGGAGGAACTGAAATGGACGCAGCTTATCCACAATGGCGTAAGGTGCACAAGGCTGTGCCACGATCTACTGACCTGGCCGAAAGTTTCTGTAAACTAATCGAAGCCTGCAGTGACACAAAATGCTCCACGTCCCAGTGGCTTTCTCGACTAGAGGGTAGTGGCTGGCTATCTGCAATTCAAGCAGCATTGAATGCAGCCTGCGTAGCTGCCCAATGTCTTCACCAAGAAGCAGCTGCTGTCTTAGTACATG GTGGTGCTGGCAGAGATTGTACTCTTGCTGTGACGAGTTTGACCCAAGCCATTCTAAATCCTGACTGTCGAACCGTGAGAGGTCTGCAGGCTCTTGTTGAACGAGAGTGGTTACAAGCTGGCCATGCTTTTTTCAGTCGGACACGTCATGGGCCTTATCACCCGCCCAATTCTCAAAGTCCAGCACATGCTCCCACCTTTTTGCTATTTCTAGATTGTCTCTACCAGCTACATCGCCAATTTCAATTCAGCTTCGAATATACAACAGATTTACTCATCGAACTTTATAAACATGCATATTGCTCAAGCTATGGAACGTTCTTGGGTGATTCAGAAGCAGAACGAATTCAGCTTAGATTATCTGAGAGAACGGCCAGTTTATGGTCACATATAAATCAGCCAGATGTTTTGGAAAAATGGTTAAATCCACTTTACGAACCAAATCCTGGCGTTATTTGGCCCAGTGTGGCACCTATCAGCATAGAATTGTGGATGGAACTTTACCTTTTGCATACAAATGCCGCGCCATGGAAAGGATCACTTTCTTGCGCCATGCACATTAAACGGAAGCATTCTGCAATTCGAAAGATCTCTGGTCAGCTTCAATCGCAAATCCGTAAAGGTATCGAAGAAATTCATACCAATCCAGATTCTTCGTACGGGACAGCGAACGCTGAAGAACACCTTCGACTAGCTCAGATGAACTTGGAACCTCAAAGTACTTGA